One window of Corynebacterium doosanense CAU 212 = DSM 45436 genomic DNA carries:
- a CDS encoding decaprenyl-phosphate phosphoribosyltransferase: MTEVNQPIPNEDTSGILSSEPHTEGIDTNRKRQPPKNLVDAMIKSLRPKQWVKNVLVVAAPLAAGMDAFTNRTFFDILLAFVVFCLGASSIYLINDAMDVESDREHPTKRFRPIASGMLPKNLAYVMAALLIVASIGLSFLASQGSGLAIVIAVYIALQLGYCFGWKHIPVIDIALVSSGFMLRAMAGGVAAGIVLSQWFLLVAAFGSLFMAAGKRYAELLLSERTGAKIRKSLQGYTPTYLRFVWTLAATAVVMSYALWGFELSESVDGAEALWYQISMVPFIIAILRFAADVDRGEGGAPDEIALEDRVLQLLAVAWLACIVMAVYVVPALT; encoded by the coding sequence GTGACAGAGGTCAACCAGCCCATTCCGAACGAGGACACGTCCGGGATCCTGAGCTCCGAGCCCCACACCGAGGGCATCGACACCAACCGCAAGCGTCAGCCGCCGAAGAACCTCGTCGACGCGATGATCAAGTCGCTGCGCCCCAAGCAGTGGGTCAAGAACGTCCTCGTCGTCGCCGCGCCGCTGGCAGCGGGCATGGACGCGTTCACCAACCGGACGTTCTTCGACATCCTCCTGGCCTTCGTGGTCTTCTGCCTGGGTGCGTCGTCGATCTACCTCATCAACGACGCCATGGACGTCGAGTCCGACCGCGAGCACCCCACCAAGCGGTTCCGCCCGATCGCCTCGGGCATGCTGCCCAAGAACCTGGCGTACGTCATGGCGGCCCTGCTCATCGTCGCCTCCATCGGCCTGTCCTTCCTGGCCTCACAGGGCTCCGGGCTGGCGATCGTCATCGCGGTGTACATCGCGTTGCAGCTGGGCTACTGCTTCGGCTGGAAGCACATCCCGGTGATCGACATCGCCCTGGTGTCCTCCGGATTCATGCTCCGCGCCATGGCCGGCGGCGTCGCCGCCGGCATCGTGCTCTCCCAGTGGTTCCTGCTCGTGGCGGCCTTCGGCTCCCTGTTCATGGCTGCCGGCAAGCGCTACGCCGAGCTGCTGCTCTCCGAGCGCACCGGAGCGAAGATCCGCAAGTCGCTGCAGGGTTACACCCCGACCTACCTGCGTTTCGTGTGGACCCTCGCGGCCACCGCCGTGGTCATGTCCTACGCACTCTGGGGTTTCGAGCTCTCCGAGTCCGTCGACGGAGCCGAGGCGCTGTGGTACCAGATCTCCATGGTGCCGTTCATCATCGCCATCCTGCGTTTCGCCGCGGACGTCGACCGTGGCGAGGGCGGCGCGCCCGACGAGATCGCCCTGGAGGACCGGGTGCTCCAGCTCCTGGCGGTGGCCTGGCTCGCTTGTATTGTCATGGCCGTCTACGTCGTCCCGGCGTTAACATAA
- a CDS encoding phosphatase PAP2 family protein, translating into MPSKALERTEAEILVAVQRALFEVPGAVPTARTLSHFGEHALGWMGISAAGALIDRRRRRQWVVVGASAFFSHAASVVIKRIVRRQRPTDPRIRVGVSTPSTLSFPSSHSTSTAATMVSLAQLSGSPVFLLGIPVMMVSRMVLGVHYPTDTLVGSTIGAATALAVTNIERTTR; encoded by the coding sequence ATGCCCAGTAAGGCACTCGAGCGCACCGAGGCCGAGATCCTGGTCGCGGTGCAGCGGGCCCTCTTCGAGGTGCCCGGGGCCGTACCGACCGCGCGCACGCTCAGCCACTTCGGCGAGCACGCCCTCGGCTGGATGGGCATCTCGGCCGCGGGCGCACTGATCGATCGCCGTCGGCGTCGACAGTGGGTGGTCGTGGGGGCCTCCGCGTTTTTCTCCCATGCGGCCTCCGTGGTGATCAAACGCATCGTGCGCCGGCAGCGGCCGACCGACCCGCGGATCCGGGTGGGAGTCTCCACCCCGTCCACCCTGTCGTTCCCGTCGTCGCATTCCACCTCGACCGCGGCGACGATGGTGTCCCTCGCGCAGCTGTCCGGGTCTCCCGTTTTCCTGCTGGGGATCCCGGTGATGATGGTCTCGCGTATGGTTCTCGGCGTGCATTATCCGACGGACACTCTCGTCGGATCCACCATCGGGGCGGCTACCGCCCTGGCGGTCACGAACATCGAAAGGACGACCAGGTGA